From the Clostridium sp. Marseille-P299 genome, one window contains:
- a CDS encoding PadR family transcriptional regulator, which translates to MISSDIIRGYNDTIILYLLLEKDSYGYEISKNIRSITNEQYVMKETTLYSAFTRLEKNGYIKSYYGDETQGKRRTYYQITDLGVSYYKDKCEEWKITKEVINHFIKEDI; encoded by the coding sequence TTGATAAGCAGCGATATTATACGTGGATATAATGATACGATAATATTATATTTACTATTAGAAAAAGATTCGTATGGATATGAAATCTCAAAAAACATTCGCAGTATAACTAATGAGCAATATGTAATGAAAGAAACAACACTATATTCAGCATTTACGAGGTTAGAAAAGAATGGTTATATAAAGTCATACTACGGAGATGAAACACAAGGTAAACGAAGAACATATTATCAAATCACCGATTTAGGAGTTTCCTATTATAAAGACAAATGTGAAGAATGGAAAATTACAAAAGAAGTTATTAATCATTTTATTAAGGAGGATATATAG
- a CDS encoding permease prefix domain 1-containing protein encodes MDTIKIYLDNLFRSLPNTEELKRLKSDLLVNMEDKYLELKANGKSENEAVGVVIAEFGNIDELLLEMGISKNSTGESSRILTLDEAHDYISVKKYVAKFIATGVALILFGVSLLLFMYEFIDSGHLLLGAKNEVKNIIPILPLFILIIIAVSLFIYAGMKEERYKFIADGDFQLDHTSNIMLKTEYEDILPKKAISIILSVGLFILSPLYIFIGSMISDSGSTYGVCLLLLQVALGVGILIIAQSPYENYEMLLKLEGYTPQAQKQGKLIGAVASIVWPLVAAIFLYTGIVKDLWHINWIIFPITGIIFGGFCAFYNALIENKAK; translated from the coding sequence GTGGATACAATTAAAATTTATTTAGACAATTTGTTTCGTTCTCTTCCAAACACAGAAGAACTAAAACGTCTTAAGTCCGATTTACTTGTAAATATGGAAGATAAATATCTTGAGTTAAAAGCAAATGGCAAATCAGAAAATGAAGCAGTTGGTGTTGTTATCGCAGAGTTTGGTAACATTGATGAATTATTGCTAGAGATGGGTATTTCAAAAAATTCTACGGGTGAATCTAGTAGAATACTTACTTTAGATGAAGCGCATGACTATATTAGTGTAAAAAAATATGTAGCTAAATTTATAGCAACTGGAGTAGCATTGATTTTATTTGGAGTATCGCTACTATTATTTATGTATGAGTTCATAGATTCAGGGCATCTCCTACTTGGTGCTAAAAACGAAGTGAAAAATATCATCCCTATCTTACCTTTATTCATACTAATTATAATTGCTGTCAGTTTGTTCATTTATGCAGGTATGAAAGAAGAAAGATACAAATTTATAGCAGATGGAGATTTTCAATTGGATCATACGAGCAATATTATGCTTAAAACAGAATACGAAGATATTCTTCCGAAAAAAGCAATTAGCATCATCCTTAGTGTTGGTTTGTTCATCCTCTCTCCTCTTTATATCTTTATAGGTTCTATGATAAGTGATAGTGGATCAACTTACGGAGTCTGTTTATTGTTACTTCAAGTTGCTCTTGGTGTGGGCATTCTAATTATTGCTCAAAGTCCTTATGAAAACTATGAAATGCTTTTAAAGCTCGAGGGATATACACCACAAGCACAAAAGCAAGGTAAATTAATTGGAGCTGTTGCTAGTATCGTCTGGCCTCTTGTTGCTGCAATCTTTTTATATACTGGCATTGTGAAGGATCTTTGGCATATTAATTGGATTATCTTTCCTATCACTGGTATAATTTTTGGTGGCTTTTGTGCTTTTTATAATGCATTAATAGAAAATAAGGCAAAATAA
- a CDS encoding pyridoxal phosphate-dependent aminotransferase has translation MKALSNRTANFTDSVIRRMTRISNEYGAINLSQGFPDFDPPKAITDRLAEIAAQGPHQYAITWGAQNFREALAKKHEHFSKMSVDPNSEIVVTCGSTEAMMAAMMSVTNPGDKVIVFSPFYENYGADTILSGAEPIYVPLNPPDFSFDANVLEDAFKQDVKALVLCNPSNPCGKVFTREELQIIADLAIKYDTYVITDEVYEHIIYEPYKHTYMASLPGMRERTIVCSSLSKTYSITGWRLGYVIASPEIIERVKKVHDFLTVGAAAPLMEAAVVGLLFEDDYYEELKNHYTHMKNVFIHGLKDIGLRFTEPQGAYYVLVDISDFGYKSDITFCEDLAKKVGVGAVPGSSFFKEDVNHLIRFHFAKKDETLLKALDNLSDIKRIMK, from the coding sequence ATGAAAGCTTTAAGCAATAGAACAGCCAATTTTACAGACTCTGTAATTAGAAGAATGACACGCATATCTAATGAATATGGCGCAATCAATTTATCTCAAGGATTTCCAGATTTTGATCCACCAAAAGCTATCACGGATAGATTAGCTGAAATCGCAGCTCAGGGTCCTCATCAATATGCAATTACTTGGGGAGCTCAAAATTTTAGAGAAGCATTAGCAAAGAAACATGAGCATTTTTCAAAAATGAGTGTGGATCCTAATTCTGAAATCGTGGTTACCTGTGGTAGCACGGAAGCGATGATGGCGGCTATGATGTCTGTTACAAACCCTGGGGATAAAGTTATAGTATTTTCACCATTTTATGAAAATTATGGTGCGGATACGATTCTTTCAGGTGCAGAACCAATTTATGTTCCGCTTAATCCACCTGATTTTAGCTTTGATGCAAATGTTTTAGAGGATGCATTTAAACAAGACGTAAAAGCCTTGGTTCTTTGTAATCCATCCAATCCATGCGGAAAGGTATTTACAAGAGAAGAACTACAAATTATTGCAGATCTGGCAATAAAGTATGATACTTATGTGATTACCGATGAAGTATATGAACATATTATTTATGAACCATATAAACATACCTACATGGCTTCTCTTCCTGGAATGAGGGAACGTACCATTGTATGTAGTTCATTGTCTAAGACATATTCGATCACTGGTTGGAGACTTGGATATGTAATTGCATCCCCTGAAATTATTGAAAGAGTGAAAAAGGTTCACGATTTCCTTACAGTTGGGGCAGCGGCACCACTTATGGAGGCAGCAGTAGTTGGACTTTTGTTTGAGGATGACTACTATGAGGAGTTAAAGAATCACTATACACATATGAAAAATGTATTCATTCATGGATTGAAGGATATAGGGCTTCGTTTTACAGAACCTCAGGGTGCCTATTACGTATTAGTGGACATCAGTGATTTCGGATATAAAAGTGATATAACATTCTGCGAGGATTTGGCAAAGAAAGTTGGGGTTGGAGCAGTACCTGGATCTAGCTTTTTTAAAGAAGATGTAAACCATCTCATTCGTTTTCATTTTGCAAAAAAGGATGAGACACTTTTGAAAGCTCTGGATAATTTGTCCGATATTAAGAGAATAATGAAGTAA